The following coding sequences are from one Vulpes vulpes isolate BD-2025 chromosome 12, VulVul3, whole genome shotgun sequence window:
- the ANGPTL3 gene encoding angiopoietin-related protein 3, whose amino-acid sequence MYTIKLFLFIIPLVISSKIDRDYSSYDSVSPEPKSRFAMLDDVKILANGLLQLGHGLKDFVHKTKGQINDIFQKLNIFDQSFYDLSLQTNEIKEEEKELRRTTSKLQVKNEEVKNMSLELNSKLESLLEEKILLQQKVRYLEKQLTSLIKNQPEIQEHPEVTSLKTFVEQQDNSIKDLLQTVEEQYRQLNQQHSQIKEIENQLRNVIQESTENSLSSKARAPRTTPFLHLNETKNVVHNDIPANCTTIYNRGEHTSGIYSIRPSNSQVFNVYCDVKSGSSWTLIQHRIDGSQNFNETWENYRYGFGRLDGEFWLGLEKIYSIVKQSNYILRIELEDWNDNKHYIEYFFHLGNHETNYTLHLVEITGNIPNALPEHKDLVFSTWDHKAKGHVNCPESYSGGWWWHNVCGENNLNGKYNKQRAKTKPERRRGLYWKSQNGRLYSIKSTKMLIHPIATESSE is encoded by the exons ATGTACACAATTAAGctctttctttttatcattcCTTTAGTTATTTCTTCCAAAATTGACCGAGACTATTCATCATATGATTCTGTATCTCCAGAGCCAAAGTCAAGATTTGCTATGTTAGATGATGTAAAAATTTTAGCCAATGGTCTCCTTCAGTTAGGACATGGTCTCAAAGACTTTGTCCATAAGACTAAGGGACAAATTAATGACATATTTCAAAAACTCAACATATTTGATCAGTCTTTTTATGACTTATCACTGCAAACcaatgaaatcaaagaagaagagaaggaactCAGAAGAACTACATCCAAATTGCAAGTCAAGAATGAAGAAGTGAAGAATATGTCACTTGAACTCAACTCAAAACTTGAAAgccttctagaagaaaaaattctACTTCAACAAAAAGTGAGATATTTGGAGAAGCAATTAACcagtttaattaaaaatcaacCCGAAATTCAGGAACACCCAGAAGTAACTTCACTTAAA ACTTTTGTAGAACAGCAAGATAATAGCATCAAAGACCTTCTCCAGACTGTGGAGGAACAATATAGACAATTAAACCAACAGCAtagtcaaataaaagaaatagaaaaccag CTAAGAAATGTTATTCAAGAATCCAcagaaaattctctttcttctaaaGCAAGAGCACCAAGAACTACTCCCTTTCTTCActtgaatgaaacaaaaaatgtagTACATAATG ACATTCCTGCTAATTGTACCACCATTTATAACAGAGGCGAACATACAAGTGGCATCTATTCCATTAGACCCAGCAACTCTCAAGTTTTTAATGTCTACTGTGATGTTAAATCAG GTAGTTCATGGACATTAATTCAACACCGAATAGATGGATCACAAAACTTCAATGAAACTTGGGAAAACTACAGATATGGTTTTGGGAGGCTTGATG gagAATTTTGGTTGGGTCTAGAGAAGATATATTCCATAGTAAAGCAATCTAATTACATTTTGCGAATTGAACTAGAAGACTGGAATGACAACAAGCATTATATTGAATATTTCTTTCACTTGGGAAATCATGAGACCAACTATACATTACACCTTGTTGAAATTACTGGCAATATTCCCAATGCACTCCCAGAACACAAAGATTTGGTGTTTTCTACTTGGGATCACAAGGCAAAAGGACATGTCAACTGTCCAGAAAGTTATTCAG GAGGCTGGTGGTGGCACAATGTTTGTGGGGAAAACAACCTAAATGGTAAATATAACAAGCAAAGAGCTAAAACTAAGCCAGAGAGAAGAAGAGGATTATACTGGAAGTCTCAAAATGGAAGGTTATACTCTATCAAATCAACGAAAATGTTGATCCATCCAATAGCTACAGAAAGCTCTGAATGA